The segment AAGCCATTATGCTCTCTTTTGTGAGCTCATCTGGATGGTTGAAGTGCGTGTTTATGTAGAGCGGATGGTATTTTGAAAGCATCCTGCATAGTTTCTTTGTTATCCTCTGGGGAAGGGTGCAGGGCACTCTTGTCCCGATTCTTATTATTTCCACGTGCTTTATTGCCCTGATTTTCTTCAGTATGAATTCAATCTGCCTGTCATCAAGAAGGAGCGGGTCTCCGCCGGAGATTACAACATCCCTCACTTCCCTGTGCTTTCTGATGTATTCTATCCCTCTGAGAATCTGGCTCTTGCTGATTTCATTCAGGGAGTCCCCGACTCTCCTCTTTCTTGTGCAGAACCTGCAGTACATTGAGCACTGATTCTTAACAAGAAGAAGCACCCTGTCAGGATACCTGTGCGTAAGCCCTGGAACCGGGCTGTCTATCTCCTCGTGCAAAGGATCCTCAAAGCCGAACCTGTCCTTGAGTTCCCTGATATCAGGTATGCACTGAGCCCATACTGCATCCCCCTTCTTTTTTATGAGGGAAAGATAATAGGGATTTACGCGCATGGGGTAAGTCCTGCTTATTCTCTTTATCTCATCTATCTCGCTTTTCTTAAGCCTGAATCTTTTCAGAAATTTTGATATTGTCTTTTCGTCAGCTGAATCTGAGAGAATTTTCTTCCATTTCTCCATTTTTTCTTTCCTGCCCCCTTTTTTTCTGTTTTTTCCTTTTCCACGGAAAAACAAGTGCAGTAAGGATAGATGAAGCAATAAGTTAATATTTTTTTGTTTTTTATTTTTTATTGATTTTATGGCTTTTCAGAATAAAGGGTTGAGTCATTGCAGCTT is part of the Candidatus Woesearchaeota archaeon genome and harbors:
- a CDS encoding KamA family radical SAM protein; translated protein: MEKWKKILSDSADEKTISKFLKRFRLKKSEIDEIKRISRTYPMRVNPYYLSLIKKKGDAVWAQCIPDIRELKDRFGFEDPLHEEIDSPVPGLTHRYPDRVLLLVKNQCSMYCRFCTRKRRVGDSLNEISKSQILRGIEYIRKHREVRDVVISGGDPLLLDDRQIEFILKKIRAIKHVEIIRIGTRVPCTLPQRITKKLCRMLSKYHPLYINTHFNHPDELTKESIMACGMMADAGIPLGNQTVLLKGINDKPETMKKLVQKLLVARVKPYYLYQADIVKGTNHFRTDVKTGIKLIHALRGFTSGMAVPHYVIDAPGGGGKTPVDLGYIVGEKYDRKGKYRKVVMRNYKKRIYEYPLPK